The Dunckerocampus dactyliophorus isolate RoL2022-P2 chromosome 16, RoL_Ddac_1.1, whole genome shotgun sequence genome includes a window with the following:
- the cldn2 gene encoding claudin-2 isoform X1 — protein MTNRGGPVVAQQTPMKIQNFGPRFPWPGHGSPGPPYGARPGEFAMASAALELMGFFLGLVGMLGTLVATVLPYWQISAHIGSNIVTAVASMKGLWMECVYQSTGAFQCETYNSILALTADLQASRALMVISLVLSMLGVVISTLGMQCTVCLEDSGAAKSRVAGAGGCLFLIAGFLALIPLSWTTHEVIQTFYSPTMPTSMKFELGESLYLGLASALLSMLGGGMLSTSCCEEQESGRRRRGGGYPYPVGGGATLATGMHNNSQASRNPTLQMGGLSAASRAQALVRSGSGSSHSARGAHMAKKPTAAGYDVTGYV, from the exons atgacaaacaggggAGGACCTGTTGTGGCTCAACAGACCCCAATGAAGATACAAAACTTTGGACCAAGATTTCCCTGGCCTGGAcacgggtcaccggggcccccctatggagccaggcctggag AGTTCGCCATGGCGTCGGCAGCTCTCGAGCTAATGGGCTTCTTCCTGGGCCTGGTGGGGATGCTGGGCACCCTTGTGGCCACGGTGCTCCCCTACTGGCAGATTTCTGCACACATCGGTTCCAACATCGTGACGGCAGTGGCCAGCATGAAGGGCCTGTGGATGGAATGCGTCTACCAGAGCACGGGGGCCTTCCAGTGCGAGACCTACAACTCCATCTTGGCGCTGACGGCCGACCTGCAGGCGTCGCGCGCCCTCATGGTCATCTCCTTGGTGCTGTCTATGCTGGGGGTCGTCATCTCAACTTTGGGGATGCAGTGCACCGTCTGCCTTGAGGACTCGGGGGCGGCAAAGAGTCGAGTGGCGGGGGCCGGGGGGTGCCTCTTCCTCATCGCGGGCTTCCTGGCACTCATCCCCCTGTCATGGACCACACATGAGGTGATCCAGACCTTCTACAGTCCAACCATGCCCACCAGTATGAAGTTTGAGCTGGGTGAGAGCCTCTACCTGGGACTGGCCTCGGCGCTGCTCTCCATGCTAGGGGGCGGCATGCTGAGCACCTCCTGCTGCGAGGAGCAGGAGAGTGGCCGCAGGAGGAGGGGCGGTGGCTACCCTTACCCCGTTGGGGGCGGCGCCACGCTGGCCACTGGAATGCACAACAACTCGCAAGCCTCCCGGAATCCCACTCTGCAGATGGGGGGCCTGAGTGCAGCCAGTAGGGCCCAGGCGCTAGTCCGAAGTGGCAGCGGAAGCTCGCACAGTGCTCGTGGAGCTCACATGGCCAAGAAACCCACAGCTGCAGGGTATGATGTCACAGGATACGTTTGA
- the cldn2 gene encoding claudin-2 isoform X2 — protein MASAALELMGFFLGLVGMLGTLVATVLPYWQISAHIGSNIVTAVASMKGLWMECVYQSTGAFQCETYNSILALTADLQASRALMVISLVLSMLGVVISTLGMQCTVCLEDSGAAKSRVAGAGGCLFLIAGFLALIPLSWTTHEVIQTFYSPTMPTSMKFELGESLYLGLASALLSMLGGGMLSTSCCEEQESGRRRRGGGYPYPVGGGATLATGMHNNSQASRNPTLQMGGLSAASRAQALVRSGSGSSHSARGAHMAKKPTAAGYDVTGYV, from the coding sequence ATGGCGTCGGCAGCTCTCGAGCTAATGGGCTTCTTCCTGGGCCTGGTGGGGATGCTGGGCACCCTTGTGGCCACGGTGCTCCCCTACTGGCAGATTTCTGCACACATCGGTTCCAACATCGTGACGGCAGTGGCCAGCATGAAGGGCCTGTGGATGGAATGCGTCTACCAGAGCACGGGGGCCTTCCAGTGCGAGACCTACAACTCCATCTTGGCGCTGACGGCCGACCTGCAGGCGTCGCGCGCCCTCATGGTCATCTCCTTGGTGCTGTCTATGCTGGGGGTCGTCATCTCAACTTTGGGGATGCAGTGCACCGTCTGCCTTGAGGACTCGGGGGCGGCAAAGAGTCGAGTGGCGGGGGCCGGGGGGTGCCTCTTCCTCATCGCGGGCTTCCTGGCACTCATCCCCCTGTCATGGACCACACATGAGGTGATCCAGACCTTCTACAGTCCAACCATGCCCACCAGTATGAAGTTTGAGCTGGGTGAGAGCCTCTACCTGGGACTGGCCTCGGCGCTGCTCTCCATGCTAGGGGGCGGCATGCTGAGCACCTCCTGCTGCGAGGAGCAGGAGAGTGGCCGCAGGAGGAGGGGCGGTGGCTACCCTTACCCCGTTGGGGGCGGCGCCACGCTGGCCACTGGAATGCACAACAACTCGCAAGCCTCCCGGAATCCCACTCTGCAGATGGGGGGCCTGAGTGCAGCCAGTAGGGCCCAGGCGCTAGTCCGAAGTGGCAGCGGAAGCTCGCACAGTGCTCGTGGAGCTCACATGGCCAAGAAACCCACAGCTGCAGGGTATGATGTCACAGGATACGTTTGA